Proteins co-encoded in one Desulfuromonas sp. genomic window:
- a CDS encoding NAD(+)/NADH kinase, with protein MKRVGIYAKRSNPDAVRVARELASWLEERGLEVFLEEELASQIGGCQGYTEGTIPAMVHLIIVLGGDGTLISVARLVGDLRTPILGVNLGSLGFLTEITLDKLYPVLEQVLAGQFTVSSRLMLEAVVRRAGQEVGRYLVLNDVVINKGALARIIDMEVNVDDDYLTTFKADGLIISTPTGSTAYNLAAGGPIVYPGLHCLVVSPICPHMLTNRPIIVSDEAIIKVEVKFHDEDVVFTADGQTGMPLQGGDVVEIRKSRSSTLLIKSPFKNYFEVLRTKLRWGER; from the coding sequence ATGAAACGGGTAGGGATCTACGCAAAACGCAGCAACCCGGACGCGGTCCGGGTGGCGAGGGAGCTCGCCTCCTGGCTGGAGGAGCGCGGTCTCGAGGTGTTCCTCGAAGAGGAACTGGCCTCCCAGATCGGCGGCTGCCAGGGCTATACCGAGGGGACCATTCCCGCCATGGTCCACCTGATCATTGTTCTCGGCGGTGACGGGACCCTGATTTCGGTCGCTCGCCTGGTCGGTGACCTGCGCACCCCCATCCTTGGGGTGAACCTCGGCAGCCTCGGCTTCCTGACGGAGATCACCCTGGACAAGCTCTACCCGGTTCTGGAGCAGGTGCTGGCCGGCCAGTTCACCGTCTCTAGCCGGCTCATGCTGGAGGCCGTGGTGCGCCGGGCCGGGCAGGAGGTCGGCCGCTACCTGGTTCTCAACGACGTGGTCATCAACAAGGGGGCTCTGGCGCGGATCATCGACATGGAAGTGAATGTGGATGACGACTACCTCACCACCTTCAAGGCCGACGGTCTGATCATCTCCACCCCGACGGGGTCCACGGCCTACAACCTGGCAGCGGGTGGGCCGATCGTCTACCCGGGCCTGCACTGCCTGGTGGTGTCCCCCATCTGCCCTCACATGTTGACCAACCGGCCGATCATCGTTTCCGACGAAGCGATCATCAAGGTGGAGGTCAAGTTCCATGATGAGGACGTGGTTTTTACCGCCGACGGCCAGACCGGGATGCCCCTGCAGGGGGGCGACGTGGTGGAGATCCGAAAGTCCCGCAGTTCGACCCTGCTGATCAAAAGCCCCTTCAAAAACTATTTCGAGGTCCTGCGCACCAAGTTGCGATGGGGGGAGCGATAA
- a CDS encoding replication-associated recombination protein A, with the protein MDLFSHDNAQSKTTPLAERLRPRNLDEMVGQTHLLGEGRLLRRLIETDQLASVIFWGPPGTGKTTLAQVIANSTKSRFVFFSAVLQGVKEVREIVAKAREEKAYHSRKTLLFVDEIHRFNKAQQDAFLPYVEQGEIILIGATTENPSFEVNPALLSRSRVFVLEQLGPGEIKVLLRRALEDPRGLADKKPDVEEDALELLAELAGGDARVALNTLELAAATAGGEKITASVVEEALQKKALLYDKGGEEHYNVISAFIKSMRGSDPDGALYWLARMIDAGEDPLFIVRRMVIFASEDIGNADPRALQVAMAAQQAVHFIGMPEGRIPLAQAVTYLATAPKSNASYRGINEALAEVRRSGALPVPLHIRNAPTGLMKELGYGKGYRYAHDFDGAYAHQEHLPERLEGKSFYRPSGRGYEKSIVERMRYWKEHSHRKAPSPKNPGQEDSAAPEDSGEKNDG; encoded by the coding sequence ATGGATCTGTTCAGCCACGACAACGCCCAGAGCAAAACGACTCCTCTGGCCGAGCGCCTGCGCCCCCGAAACCTCGACGAGATGGTGGGCCAGACCCACCTGCTCGGCGAAGGCCGCCTGCTGCGCCGCCTCATCGAGACCGACCAGCTGGCCTCGGTCATTTTCTGGGGCCCCCCGGGAACCGGCAAGACCACTCTGGCCCAGGTCATTGCCAACTCGACCAAGAGCCGATTCGTCTTCTTCTCGGCGGTCCTGCAAGGGGTGAAAGAGGTTCGAGAGATCGTGGCCAAGGCCCGGGAGGAAAAGGCCTACCACAGCCGCAAGACCCTCCTCTTCGTCGACGAAATCCACCGCTTCAACAAGGCCCAGCAGGACGCCTTTCTCCCTTACGTGGAACAAGGGGAGATCATCCTCATCGGCGCGACGACTGAAAACCCCTCCTTCGAGGTCAACCCTGCCCTCCTCTCCCGATCCAGGGTCTTCGTCCTGGAACAGCTCGGCCCGGGGGAGATAAAGGTCCTGCTGCGCCGCGCCCTGGAGGACCCCCGCGGCCTGGCCGACAAGAAACCGGACGTGGAGGAGGACGCCCTCGAACTCCTGGCCGAACTGGCGGGGGGGGACGCCCGGGTGGCGCTGAACACCCTGGAGCTGGCCGCGGCGACGGCCGGCGGGGAGAAGATCACCGCCTCCGTGGTGGAGGAGGCGTTGCAGAAGAAGGCCCTGCTCTACGACAAGGGGGGCGAGGAGCACTACAATGTCATCTCGGCCTTCATCAAGAGCATGCGCGGCTCCGATCCCGACGGGGCCCTGTACTGGCTGGCCCGGATGATCGATGCCGGGGAGGACCCCCTCTTTATCGTCCGGAGGATGGTCATATTCGCCTCCGAGGATATCGGCAACGCCGACCCCCGGGCCCTTCAGGTGGCGATGGCCGCCCAGCAGGCGGTCCATTTCATCGGCATGCCCGAGGGGCGCATCCCCTTGGCCCAGGCGGTAACCTACCTCGCCACCGCCCCCAAGAGCAACGCATCTTACCGCGGCATCAACGAGGCCCTTGCCGAAGTCCGGCGAAGCGGAGCTCTGCCCGTCCCGCTCCACATCCGCAACGCTCCGACGGGCCTCATGAAGGAGCTCGGCTACGGCAAAGGTTATCGTTACGCCCACGACTTCGACGGGGCCTACGCCCACCAGGAACACCTGCCCGAACGGCTCGAGGGAAAATCCTTCTACCGTCCCTCGGGGCGTGGCTACGAGAAAAGCATTGTCGAGCGGATGCGCTACTGGAAGGAGCACAGCCACAGGAAGGCGCCATCCCCAAAGAACCCCGGGCAGGAGGATTCAGCGGCCCCCGAGGATAGCGGAGAGAAAAACGACGGCTAA
- a CDS encoding DUF4197 domain-containing protein — protein sequence MTRQIGRESRRAFLLVLALVMICGPAAGAAGLDESLFRIRQGGGAETLDESTVASGLKDALRVGAERAVASTSQADGFWGNELIRIGLPQQLQPMAGALRATGLGGQVDALEMAMNRAAEQAAGEAKDVFWDAITGMTLADANAIYRGGDTAATDYFRGRTEKTLRDRFRPVVAEKMSGVGLYQLYNQLVGSYTALPFVSKPSLDLEGYVSDRALDGLFTVLAEEESLIRQNPLARSTDLLQKVFGR from the coding sequence ATGACAAGACAGATCGGTAGAGAGTCGCGGCGGGCATTTCTCCTGGTGCTGGCCCTGGTGATGATATGTGGTCCCGCCGCCGGTGCGGCCGGCCTGGACGAGAGCCTTTTTCGAATTCGGCAGGGGGGCGGGGCAGAAACTCTCGATGAGTCGACTGTCGCTTCGGGGCTGAAGGACGCCCTGCGGGTGGGAGCCGAGCGGGCGGTCGCCTCGACTTCGCAGGCCGACGGCTTCTGGGGCAACGAGCTGATCCGCATCGGTCTGCCGCAACAGCTTCAGCCGATGGCCGGGGCCTTGCGCGCCACCGGGCTCGGTGGCCAGGTCGATGCCCTGGAGATGGCCATGAACCGTGCGGCCGAGCAGGCTGCCGGCGAGGCCAAGGACGTCTTCTGGGACGCCATCACGGGGATGACCCTGGCCGATGCCAATGCCATCTACCGGGGGGGGGATACGGCGGCGACCGATTATTTCCGGGGCCGCACCGAAAAGACCCTTCGCGACCGGTTCCGGCCGGTGGTGGCCGAAAAGATGTCGGGGGTCGGCCTGTACCAGCTTTACAACCAGCTTGTCGGGAGCTACACGGCCCTGCCTTTTGTCTCCAAGCCGTCGCTCGACCTGGAAGGGTACGTCAGCGATCGGGCCCTTGACGGTCTCTTCACCGTCCTCGCCGAGGAGGAGAGCCTCATCCGCCAGAATCCCCTGGCCCGCTCCACCGATCTGCTGCAGAAGGTCTTCGGCCGCTAG
- the amrS gene encoding AmmeMemoRadiSam system radical SAM enzyme produces MFWEPVEGDVVRCSLCRFRCLIADGHRGVCGVRENRKGVLYTLVYGRSIAENADPIEKKPLFHYYPGSRSFSVATVGCNFRCLHCQNYEISQWPRERKDIPGRELPPEQIVREAKAAGCRTIAYTYTEPTVFYEYAYDTAVLARQEGIDNVFVTNGYTSPEALERIAPHLGAANVDLKGFSDRFYREVAGATLEGVLDTLRVYRRLGIWLEVTTLVIPGHNDDEEQLAGIADFIAGELGPEVPWHVTAFYPTYKMLDSPRTPVATLRRARQIGLDAGLKYVYEGNVPGEGGENTFCPACKELVIERSGYRLGAVRIEEGQCASCGETLDGVGL; encoded by the coding sequence ATGTTCTGGGAACCGGTCGAAGGGGACGTCGTGCGCTGCTCTCTGTGCCGCTTCCGCTGCCTCATTGCCGACGGTCATCGGGGGGTCTGCGGGGTGCGCGAGAACCGGAAGGGAGTCTTGTACACCCTCGTGTACGGCAGGAGCATCGCCGAGAATGCCGATCCCATCGAGAAGAAGCCCCTGTTCCACTATTACCCCGGCTCCCGGAGTTTCTCCGTCGCCACCGTCGGCTGTAATTTCCGCTGCCTGCACTGCCAGAACTACGAGATCTCCCAGTGGCCCCGCGAGCGCAAGGACATTCCCGGCCGGGAATTGCCTCCGGAGCAGATCGTGCGGGAGGCCAAGGCGGCCGGGTGCCGCACCATCGCCTATACCTATACCGAGCCGACGGTTTTCTACGAGTACGCCTACGACACGGCCGTGCTGGCCAGGCAGGAGGGGATCGACAATGTTTTCGTCACCAACGGCTACACGTCCCCCGAGGCCTTGGAACGCATCGCCCCCCATCTCGGCGCCGCCAATGTCGATCTGAAGGGGTTTTCGGACAGGTTCTACCGGGAGGTGGCCGGCGCGACCCTGGAGGGGGTCCTGGACACCCTCAGGGTTTACCGGCGACTCGGGATCTGGCTGGAGGTGACCACCCTGGTGATCCCGGGGCACAACGATGACGAGGAGCAGCTCGCGGGGATCGCCGACTTTATCGCAGGCGAACTCGGCCCCGAAGTGCCCTGGCACGTGACCGCCTTCTACCCGACCTACAAGATGCTCGACTCTCCCCGGACTCCCGTGGCGACCCTGCGCCGGGCCCGGCAGATCGGCCTGGATGCCGGTCTCAAGTACGTTTACGAGGGGAACGTGCCGGGAGAGGGAGGGGAAAACACCTTCTGTCCCGCTTGCAAGGAGCTGGTTATCGAGCGCTCCGGGTACCGTCTGGGAGCGGTGCGGATCGAGGAGGGGCAGTGCGCTTCTTGCGGAGAAACTTTGGACGGAGTGGGTCTTTAG
- the rodA gene encoding rod shape-determining protein RodA codes for MFDRRLITHFDWTLLFAVLIIAGIGVLNLYSATASWDMATPYYLKQLSWMGAGLLVALAVCTVDYRHLEHLAFFFYGVAVALLLYVILFGKTSMGATRWINLGFFNLQPSEVMKIVMIITLGRYFSRKGAVRGLSLRDLGGPLLLLGLPALLIMKQPDLGTSLMLIFIAGTVVLFVGVRRATLVSLALMGLSAVAGGWFLLRDYKKERIRTFLDPERDPFGSGYHIIQSKIAVGSGGFFGKGFMKGTQSQLSFLPERHTDFAFSVFAEEWGFAGCLALLLLYLFLVIWGIYIARRASDHFGMALAIGVVAMFFWHIVVNLGMVIGLLPVVGVPLPLFSYGGTSLITTMIGTGLLLNVSMRRFMF; via the coding sequence ATGTTTGACCGCAGACTGATCACCCATTTCGACTGGACGCTTCTTTTCGCCGTTCTCATCATCGCCGGCATCGGGGTGCTCAACCTCTACAGCGCCACCGCCAGCTGGGACATGGCAACGCCCTACTACCTCAAGCAGCTCTCCTGGATGGGGGCGGGGCTTCTCGTCGCCCTGGCGGTCTGCACCGTGGACTACCGCCACCTCGAGCATCTCGCCTTTTTCTTCTACGGGGTGGCCGTCGCCCTGCTGCTGTATGTCATCCTGTTTGGCAAGACCTCCATGGGAGCGACCCGCTGGATCAACCTCGGTTTTTTCAACCTCCAGCCGAGCGAGGTGATGAAGATCGTCATGATCATCACTCTGGGCCGCTACTTCAGCCGCAAGGGGGCCGTGCGCGGCCTTTCCCTGCGGGACCTGGGGGGGCCCCTCCTCCTGCTCGGCCTGCCGGCCCTGCTGATAATGAAGCAGCCCGACCTGGGGACCTCCCTGATGCTGATTTTCATCGCCGGGACGGTGGTCCTGTTTGTCGGGGTGCGCCGCGCCACCCTCGTCTCGCTGGCCCTCATGGGGCTGAGCGCCGTGGCCGGCGGATGGTTTCTGCTGAGGGACTACAAGAAGGAGCGCATCCGGACCTTTCTCGACCCGGAGCGGGACCCCTTCGGTTCCGGCTACCACATCATCCAGTCCAAGATCGCCGTCGGCAGCGGCGGTTTCTTCGGCAAGGGGTTCATGAAGGGGACCCAGTCCCAGCTCTCTTTCCTCCCCGAGCGGCATACCGATTTCGCTTTCTCGGTCTTCGCCGAGGAGTGGGGATTCGCCGGGTGCCTGGCCCTTCTGCTGCTCTATCTCTTTCTTGTCATCTGGGGGATTTACATCGCCCGGCGCGCTTCGGACCACTTCGGCATGGCCCTGGCCATCGGGGTGGTGGCTATGTTCTTCTGGCACATCGTGGTCAACCTCGGGATGGTCATCGGTCTCCTTCCGGTCGTGGGCGTGCCCCTGCCGCTCTTCTCCTACGGGGGAACCAGCCTGATCACCACGATGATCGGCACCGGGCTGCTGCTCAACGTGAGCATGCGCCGTTTCATGTTCTGA